A single Gemmatimonadota bacterium DNA region contains:
- a CDS encoding glycosyltransferase family 4 protein has translation MAMASMAPARILQVCSSLAWGGTEMHVPILSGKLRDRGHDVRLVLHPKGSIAGEARERGFTVETVPIGGYVNPLSTCALRRCIRRFRPVVLHLHLSRDLWQAVPAARLAGFDGPLLLTKHVGSYVTKKDPLHRWLYRRVSRVITVSETLNRNVRETCPVPPDRVVTVHPALDLERFDPARYDREDTRISLGIASEALLVGTVGRVSPGKGFEEFLQAARMLRDRHPEMSLRFVVVGEASYGEEAYHDGIVRQARELGLDETVLFTGFRRDIPALLNAMDVFIFPSRAEGFGATVIEAMAMGVACVSTRSDGTLDTVEDGETGLVFQGGDAVGLARSVESLLMDERLRARIAETGRARARARFNLDAMTNRVEALYAASMASPA, from the coding sequence ATGGCCATGGCCAGCATGGCACCCGCGCGCATCCTGCAGGTATGCTCCTCCCTGGCCTGGGGCGGCACGGAGATGCACGTTCCGATCCTGTCGGGAAAACTACGGGATCGCGGTCACGACGTGCGCCTGGTGCTTCATCCCAAGGGATCGATTGCCGGCGAGGCCCGTGAACGAGGCTTCACGGTGGAAACCGTCCCCATCGGCGGTTACGTGAACCCCCTGTCGACCTGCGCGCTGCGGCGCTGCATCCGCCGCTTTCGGCCCGTCGTCCTCCATCTCCACCTGTCCCGCGACCTCTGGCAGGCCGTGCCCGCCGCACGGCTGGCGGGATTCGACGGACCGCTTCTGCTCACCAAGCACGTCGGTTCCTACGTAACGAAGAAGGACCCGCTGCACCGCTGGCTGTACCGGCGCGTTTCCCGGGTCATCACGGTATCGGAGACGCTGAACAGGAACGTGCGGGAGACCTGTCCCGTCCCGCCAGACCGCGTGGTGACGGTCCATCCGGCCCTGGACCTGGAACGGTTCGATCCTGCCCGCTACGACCGGGAAGACACGAGAATATCGCTCGGGATTGCCTCCGAAGCCCTGTTGGTGGGGACCGTGGGCCGCGTGTCTCCGGGGAAGGGCTTCGAGGAGTTCCTTCAAGCCGCGCGGATGCTCCGGGATCGCCATCCGGAGATGTCCCTGAGGTTCGTCGTGGTGGGCGAGGCGAGCTACGGCGAGGAAGCGTACCACGACGGAATCGTTCGACAGGCCCGCGAACTCGGTCTCGATGAAACCGTGCTGTTCACGGGATTCAGGCGTGATATTCCCGCCTTGCTGAACGCCATGGACGTTTTTATATTTCCCTCGAGAGCAGAGGGTTTCGGCGCGACGGTCATCGAGGCGATGGCCATGGGCGTGGCCTGTGTATCGACCCGGTCGGACGGCACGCTGGACACCGTGGAGGACGGCGAAACGGGTCTGGTCTTCCAGGGAGGCGACGCGGTGGGGCTTGCGCGGTCGGTCGAATCGCTGCTGATGGACGAGCGTCTTCGCGCGCGTATCGCGGAGACCGGTCGCGCACGGGCCAGGGCACGCTTCAATCTCGACGCCATGACCAACCGGGTGGAAGCGCTCTACGCCGCCTCAATGGCCTCTCCCGCCTGA